A window from Leptospira meyeri encodes these proteins:
- a CDS encoding alkaline phosphatase D family protein, producing MKQFSTFLLFFLSILCLQFFQSPVFGKDHKKIHIGFGSCLHQDKESPILGLWEKESFDLILLLGDNIYADSLVAEEKIPAYQKQFLRPEWKKIRTQSKILATWDDHDYGINDSGGEYTDKVKSREVFISLVGPLMPKGRSFGTKEGKGIFHSYFLELNQKKIHIIIPDTRYFRSPLKRTFFSYFTGKGRYRPNDSPDATLLGEEQWAWLIEEFNKPSDLLVFVSGIQVIPTEQPFEKWGNFPSDRERLFQLFREAKTKEFVILSGDRHIAEIYEFPITESRKLIEITSSSLNLPLPFLPLEYDSEYKLGSAFREENYGSLQIQFKDGKLVWRSQIKDKTGNVVLSYPNNDSKE from the coding sequence ATGAAACAGTTTTCCACCTTTCTTTTGTTTTTTTTATCCATCCTTTGTTTGCAATTTTTTCAGTCTCCTGTGTTTGGGAAAGACCATAAAAAGATTCATATTGGATTTGGCTCTTGCCTTCACCAAGACAAAGAAAGTCCCATTCTTGGGTTATGGGAAAAGGAATCATTTGATCTCATTCTTTTGTTAGGTGATAATATTTATGCAGACAGTTTGGTTGCTGAGGAAAAAATTCCTGCTTACCAAAAACAATTTCTTCGCCCTGAGTGGAAAAAAATCAGAACACAATCTAAAATCCTGGCAACTTGGGACGATCATGATTACGGGATCAACGATAGTGGGGGAGAATATACCGACAAAGTAAAAAGTCGCGAGGTATTTATATCTTTAGTGGGACCCTTGATGCCAAAAGGTCGAAGTTTTGGAACCAAGGAAGGAAAAGGAATTTTTCATTCTTATTTTTTAGAATTGAATCAGAAAAAAATTCATATCATCATCCCAGACACAAGATACTTTCGTTCTCCATTAAAACGTACGTTTTTTTCTTATTTTACAGGCAAAGGTCGTTATCGTCCCAATGACTCTCCGGACGCCACACTTTTAGGAGAGGAACAATGGGCATGGTTAATTGAAGAATTTAATAAACCTTCAGATTTACTTGTTTTTGTTTCTGGAATACAAGTGATTCCGACAGAACAGCCATTTGAAAAATGGGGAAACTTTCCAAGTGACAGAGAAAGACTGTTTCAACTTTTTAGGGAAGCGAAAACAAAGGAATTCGTCATTCTTTCTGGAGACAGACATATTGCAGAAATATATGAATTTCCAATAACGGAATCCCGAAAATTAATCGAAATCACATCCAGTTCTCTTAATTTACCACTTCCATTTTTGCCATTGGAATATGATTCCGAATATAAACTTGGGTCTGCCTTTAGAGAAGAGAACTATGGGTCTTTACAGATTCAATTTAAAGATGGAAAATTGGTTTGGCGTTCTCAGATCAAAGACAAAACTGGAAATGTAGTTCTTTCCTATCCTAACAATGATTCTAAAGAATGA
- a CDS encoding MBL fold metallo-hydrolase, translated as MRYLSFYLFLFFVLSLTQCKAFGKDPEGSHLEKIKTSTHYDHTREQFVNRRPDVLEKMREKQNFFSLFFKFVFGGDKHQKPDVKLPEEKPDFSEFLKPDENIKFIWFGHSTFLVNIEGKLLFFDPVFSESAAPFSFMVKRFQDAVVKLEELPPIDYIIISHDHYDHLDMPTIEFFKSTKTKFITPLGVTSHIKEWGVSDDRLTELDWWQSFDLGKIKIVCTPAQHFSGRRGMNGNKTLWSSWTVIGEKERFYFSGDSGYDVHFKDIGDKFGPFDLTFIENGQYNPMWEAVHVLPEQTAKAHLDLKGKRLVPVHWGMFNLSLHSWYEPAESLEKQAEVYHIDLLTPKFGQIVKIREPNLMERWWKKFIQSE; from the coding sequence TTGCGATATTTATCATTTTATCTATTTTTATTCTTTGTCCTTTCCCTTACGCAATGCAAAGCCTTCGGAAAAGATCCGGAGGGTTCCCATCTTGAAAAAATAAAAACATCCACACATTATGACCACACTCGTGAACAATTTGTAAATCGCAGGCCTGATGTTTTAGAGAAAATGCGAGAGAAACAAAATTTCTTTTCGCTTTTCTTTAAATTTGTCTTCGGTGGAGACAAACACCAAAAACCAGATGTAAAATTACCCGAAGAAAAACCAGACTTCTCTGAATTTTTAAAACCGGACGAAAATATAAAATTTATTTGGTTTGGGCATTCTACCTTTCTTGTGAATATAGAAGGAAAACTTTTGTTTTTTGATCCCGTGTTTTCCGAGTCCGCTGCTCCTTTTAGTTTTATGGTGAAACGATTTCAAGATGCAGTGGTTAAGTTAGAAGAACTGCCTCCCATTGATTATATCATTATCTCTCATGATCATTATGATCATTTGGATATGCCTACCATAGAATTTTTTAAATCAACAAAAACTAAATTCATCACACCACTGGGAGTTACTTCTCATATAAAAGAATGGGGTGTTTCGGACGATCGACTAACGGAACTTGATTGGTGGCAGAGTTTTGATCTTGGAAAAATAAAAATTGTTTGTACACCAGCCCAACATTTTTCGGGAAGACGAGGAATGAATGGGAATAAAACTTTATGGTCTTCATGGACTGTGATTGGTGAAAAAGAAAGATTCTATTTTAGCGGTGACTCTGGATATGATGTACATTTCAAAGACATTGGAGATAAATTTGGGCCATTCGATCTTACCTTTATCGAAAATGGACAATACAATCCGATGTGGGAAGCCGTACATGTTTTGCCAGAACAAACAGCAAAAGCACATTTGGATTTAAAAGGCAAAAGGCTTGTGCCAGTTCACTGGGGGATGTTCAACTTATCACTCCATAGTTGGTACGAACCAGCAGAGTCTTTGGAGAAACAAGCTGAGGTTTATCACATTGATCTTCTCACACCAAAATTTGGACAAATTGTTAAAATTCGAGAACCCAACCTAATGGAACGTTGGTGGAAAAAATTCATCCAATCGGAATGA
- a CDS encoding efflux RND transporter periplasmic adaptor subunit encodes MPQFLALLFLFLFSLFCHSKPEENRPRIASFHVIQDGEIIKKSEGDLPSTISLSSAEYRNLGAGLSIPVRIAVVCVLSKEASYSYHFETEEQSIIYSEYLKSKAALYGAKKSYSRLKYLVENQAAAGKELNDANVQLQQMSASMEENLNRLRMQGIPIDKLTKLKPGNILIVGDIPETKLNRVKIQSRLYIKFSAFPGERFETRIDSISDVIDPVSRTVKVLIVTKNTGNQFKPGMFGTGQVELENIEALSVPNESIILIGDTSYIFKQVDSSSFQRIQVETGIETEEYTQILSGLKINDRVVSHGSTLLKGLSFGY; translated from the coding sequence ATGCCTCAGTTTCTTGCTCTTTTATTTTTGTTCCTTTTTTCCCTTTTCTGCCACTCTAAACCCGAAGAGAATCGTCCTCGCATCGCAAGTTTCCACGTAATTCAAGATGGAGAGATCATCAAAAAATCAGAAGGTGACCTCCCTTCCACAATTTCTCTATCCAGTGCCGAATACCGTAATCTCGGTGCAGGACTTTCCATTCCTGTACGCATTGCCGTAGTCTGTGTCTTATCCAAAGAAGCTAGTTACTCCTATCACTTTGAAACAGAAGAACAGTCCATCATCTATTCTGAATATTTAAAAAGCAAAGCCGCACTTTATGGAGCCAAAAAGTCTTATTCTCGTTTGAAATATCTAGTAGAAAACCAAGCAGCTGCTGGCAAAGAACTAAATGATGCCAATGTTCAATTACAACAAATGAGTGCGTCGATGGAAGAAAATTTAAATCGACTCCGCATGCAAGGGATACCGATTGATAAATTAACAAAACTCAAACCAGGGAATATTTTAATCGTAGGAGACATCCCGGAAACAAAACTAAACCGAGTTAAAATCCAATCCAGATTGTATATTAAGTTTTCTGCCTTCCCCGGTGAACGATTTGAAACACGAATAGATTCCATTTCCGATGTGATTGATCCTGTAAGCCGAACAGTCAAAGTTTTAATCGTTACAAAAAATACCGGCAACCAATTCAAACCTGGAATGTTTGGTACAGGACAAGTTGAATTAGAAAATATCGAAGCACTCTCAGTACCTAATGAATCGATCATTTTGATTGGTGATACTAGTTATATTTTCAAACAGGTAGATTCCAGTAGCTTTCAGAGAATCCAAGTCGAAACGGGAATCGAAACGGAAGAATATACACAAATTTTATCGGGACTAAAAATTAACGATCGAGTTGTATCACATGGATCAACATTATTAAAAGGACTTAGTTTCGGTTACTAA
- a CDS encoding efflux RND transporter permease subunit yields MSFIRFSLKNSPIVLFCFLMISAFGVYSVTHLKIDAYPDVSDTEVIVITKFDGRASSEVEKLVSIPLERALTGIPGLTTTRSQSIFGLSVIRLTFKDHTDEYFARNQVNERLKSIQLPEGTEVPELGPLTSPVGEILRYAVEGDGMPTMELRSIQDWELAPRLQQIQGVADVITFGGDIKEYQIEINPINQDKYNVFLRDLVLAIEENNANTGGNIFKHGNQAIPVRALGAIENEKDIENIIVTEKKDIPIYVKDIGKVRVIPHPPKGILGYRLKSGKEINSGVQGIIMMRKGENPTEVLRLVKDRIKNLEGFLKNKGIRLRILYDREELVSNTLKTVVRTMMEGITIVMIVLIFLLGNYRVALAVAVTIPFSLLFSFCLMHLIEIPANLLSLGAIDFGIIVDSSIVIIEGIITTIAISSLSKKKLSLDEMILRSSDHTEKEVFYSIAVILCAYLPIFLFERVEGKLFKPMAFGLAFTLIGALLFSLTVLPVIFSRFFNEEHRRQTKELFILTQARAYFLQFLHFFLNHSKKISLRIYLVVATLLFLVFIGLGTEFLPELDEGAINFRCKLPTGIHLDRTANVANLLRETVGEFPEAKVIITQSGRNDDGTDPFGPNRIEGLITLEDYSKWKTVGSKSEMIERIKEKFERIVPGAKFSFSQPILDNVAEAVTGSAADLSIQLSGRDVSVLWQKATEIESALEKVQGVSAIGIEQEGPNTELVISIDREAAARAGINFSDIQDITEIAVGGKEISKLYLDNHIYNITVRYPEEYRTSVNSIGNINIKSKYESKYPLSSVAKLELKEMPAKIARKNGNRMVSVWINIEGRDQGGFVNEAKKIVTNQIKLPADVEIEWGGQFENLTRASKRLMVAVPLTFAIILFILYLMFHNISDSLLVMSSIPVAALGGLSFLLMRGMHFNVSSGVGLISLFGISIMGGVLFVSNFNHEKENLPIKTEEDLKKLISHVSEVQFRPRFLTLTTAIIGLLPAMLTNEIGSDIQRPMATVIVGGLLFTLIIGNFTIPLLCYLSEQRKLRHAQI; encoded by the coding sequence ATGAGTTTTATTCGTTTTTCACTTAAAAATTCACCAATCGTATTATTTTGTTTTTTAATGATATCTGCTTTTGGAGTTTATTCTGTAACACATTTAAAAATCGATGCTTATCCAGATGTTTCGGATACCGAAGTCATTGTGATTACAAAGTTTGATGGTCGCGCCTCCTCTGAAGTTGAAAAATTGGTATCCATTCCCTTAGAACGCGCGTTAACCGGGATTCCAGGCCTAACAACAACTAGGTCACAAAGTATTTTTGGATTGTCTGTGATCCGTTTGACTTTCAAAGATCACACTGATGAGTATTTTGCAAGAAACCAGGTCAACGAAAGATTAAAATCCATTCAATTACCCGAAGGAACGGAAGTTCCTGAACTTGGACCTTTAACTTCTCCTGTCGGGGAAATTCTCCGGTATGCTGTGGAAGGAGACGGAATGCCCACGATGGAACTTCGAAGCATTCAAGATTGGGAGTTAGCACCTAGGCTCCAACAGATCCAAGGTGTAGCTGATGTCATCACCTTCGGGGGAGATATCAAAGAATACCAAATCGAAATCAATCCAATCAATCAGGATAAATACAATGTTTTCCTAAGAGACTTGGTGTTAGCAATTGAAGAAAACAATGCCAATACCGGAGGTAACATTTTTAAACATGGTAACCAAGCGATCCCGGTTAGAGCATTAGGTGCAATAGAAAACGAAAAAGATATTGAGAACATAATTGTTACAGAAAAAAAAGACATTCCAATTTATGTAAAAGACATCGGGAAAGTAAGAGTCATACCGCATCCTCCTAAAGGAATTTTAGGGTATCGCTTAAAATCAGGAAAAGAAATCAATTCAGGTGTACAAGGCATCATCATGATGCGGAAAGGGGAAAATCCAACAGAGGTATTACGATTAGTAAAAGACAGAATTAAAAATCTGGAAGGTTTTTTAAAAAATAAAGGTATACGCCTTCGCATCTTATATGATCGAGAAGAACTCGTATCCAATACTCTAAAAACAGTAGTTCGAACCATGATGGAAGGAATCACAATCGTCATGATTGTTTTGATTTTTCTTCTCGGAAATTATCGAGTGGCACTAGCGGTTGCAGTCACCATTCCATTTTCTTTATTATTCTCATTTTGTTTGATGCATTTGATCGAAATTCCTGCCAATCTCCTCTCCTTAGGTGCCATTGACTTTGGAATCATTGTAGATAGTTCAATTGTAATCATAGAAGGAATTATTACAACAATTGCCATTTCCTCGTTATCAAAAAAGAAATTATCCCTAGACGAAATGATCCTTCGTTCTTCAGACCATACAGAAAAAGAAGTTTTTTATTCTATCGCAGTCATCCTTTGTGCTTATCTTCCAATTTTTCTTTTTGAACGAGTGGAAGGAAAATTATTCAAACCAATGGCTTTTGGATTGGCATTCACACTCATTGGTGCTTTGTTATTTTCTCTTACGGTATTACCAGTTATTTTCTCTCGTTTTTTTAACGAAGAACATCGTCGCCAAACAAAAGAATTATTTATCCTTACGCAAGCAAGGGCTTACTTCCTTCAGTTTCTTCATTTTTTTCTAAACCATTCAAAAAAGATAAGTCTTCGTATCTATCTCGTTGTCGCCACACTTCTGTTTTTAGTTTTCATAGGACTTGGAACAGAGTTTTTACCGGAACTAGATGAAGGTGCGATCAATTTCCGATGTAAACTACCAACCGGAATTCATTTAGATAGAACTGCAAACGTAGCCAACTTATTGAGAGAAACAGTAGGAGAATTTCCTGAAGCAAAGGTAATCATTACCCAATCAGGAAGGAACGATGATGGAACCGATCCATTTGGTCCCAATCGAATTGAAGGTTTGATCACCCTGGAAGATTATTCTAAATGGAAAACCGTTGGTTCAAAATCCGAAATGATTGAACGAATCAAAGAGAAATTTGAACGAATTGTTCCCGGTGCTAAGTTTAGTTTTTCGCAACCCATTCTTGACAATGTTGCGGAAGCAGTGACAGGATCTGCAGCAGACCTATCCATTCAACTTTCGGGTAGGGATGTTTCTGTCCTTTGGCAAAAAGCAACGGAAATTGAGTCTGCATTGGAAAAGGTTCAAGGTGTCTCTGCCATAGGAATCGAACAAGAAGGTCCAAATACAGAACTGGTGATTTCAATTGATAGAGAAGCGGCAGCAAGGGCCGGAATCAATTTTTCTGACATCCAAGATATAACAGAAATTGCCGTTGGTGGCAAAGAGATTAGCAAACTTTACTTAGATAATCACATTTATAATATTACAGTTCGATATCCAGAAGAGTATAGAACGTCTGTTAATTCAATCGGGAATATTAATATCAAAAGTAAATATGAAAGTAAATATCCATTATCTTCAGTAGCCAAATTAGAACTAAAGGAAATGCCTGCAAAAATTGCCAGGAAAAATGGGAATCGGATGGTATCGGTTTGGATCAACATCGAAGGAAGAGACCAAGGTGGATTTGTGAATGAGGCAAAAAAAATCGTTACAAATCAAATCAAACTACCAGCCGATGTTGAGATAGAGTGGGGAGGACAATTCGAAAACCTAACAAGAGCAAGTAAACGTTTGATGGTTGCAGTCCCACTTACATTTGCAATTATTTTGTTTATATTATACCTAATGTTTCATAACATTTCTGATAGTCTTTTGGTTATGTCGAGTATACCTGTTGCAGCTCTGGGAGGACTCTCTTTTCTTTTGATGAGAGGAATGCACTTTAACGTGTCTTCAGGTGTGGGACTCATATCTCTTTTCGGGATCTCCATTATGGGTGGCGTACTCTTTGTCTCTAATTTTAACCACGAAAAAGAAAATTTACCAATCAAAACAGAAGAAGATCTTAAAAAACTAATTTCCCATGTTTCAGAAGTTCAATTTCGTCCGAGATTTTTAACACTCACGACCGCAATCATTGGCCTACTTCCCGCCATGTTAACTAATGAAATTGGCTCCGACATTCAAAGGCCAATGGCAACTGTGATTGTGGGTGGTTTGTTATTTACTCTCATCATAGGAAATTTTACCATTCCCCTACTCTGTTATTTAAGCGAACAAAGAAAATTACGTCATGCGCAAATCTAA
- a CDS encoding TolC family protein, with amino-acid sequence MRKSNCNLEHSIVCFLLTFCFVCLPILAKEKQKKEFTFDEAIRFALQNNKQVAIAKYEIEFSKADKITAGLRPNPFLNIVADVLPYNPTSKEFDPNRNQYGVSFGFIYETENKREERINVANKRLKMEELIFLESLRKISLGTGNLFIATLAARERYLLAEENYKNLVNIVEINKIRFKKEDISKLELLRSEVAQDQYAVAKVSAQVDYLKLKNELIVVLGLNPSDMDIILSGNLDSLKKFPQIDPDRLLKLATEGRPDYLALANAEDVALANFKLQKANAVPNVSILFDSLVQQNQFMYGMSANLELPVFSRNQGEIAKSQSARKQAALFREELYLNLAKEMAITEEELKVRFDALEQMRQISLLKSQQAVKIVELAYKGGGSTLLEFLDTTRSYNETRLKYIDALVEYERALLNLKYIAGFDYEPN; translated from the coding sequence ATGCGCAAATCTAATTGTAATTTAGAACATTCAATTGTTTGTTTTTTGCTAACTTTTTGTTTTGTTTGTTTACCTATTCTTGCAAAGGAAAAACAGAAAAAAGAATTTACCTTCGATGAAGCCATCCGTTTCGCACTTCAAAACAACAAACAAGTGGCGATAGCAAAATACGAAATTGAATTTAGTAAAGCAGATAAAATCACTGCTGGTCTTCGCCCTAATCCTTTTTTAAATATTGTTGCTGATGTTTTACCCTACAACCCAACCTCCAAAGAATTTGACCCCAATCGAAATCAATATGGTGTCAGCTTTGGCTTTATTTATGAGACAGAAAACAAACGAGAAGAAAGGATCAATGTCGCAAACAAACGACTAAAAATGGAGGAACTCATTTTCCTTGAATCACTTCGCAAAATATCATTGGGTACGGGGAATTTATTTATTGCAACGCTTGCTGCTAGAGAAAGATATTTATTAGCCGAAGAAAACTATAAGAATCTTGTCAATATTGTAGAAATTAATAAAATTCGATTCAAAAAAGAAGATATATCAAAATTAGAATTATTAAGATCGGAAGTAGCCCAAGACCAATATGCAGTAGCAAAAGTTTCTGCCCAAGTTGATTATTTAAAACTAAAAAATGAACTCATTGTTGTTTTAGGTTTAAATCCAAGTGATATGGATATCATCCTTTCAGGTAATTTAGATTCTTTAAAAAAATTTCCACAAATTGATCCTGATCGATTATTAAAACTAGCTACGGAAGGACGTCCCGACTATTTAGCTCTGGCAAATGCTGAAGACGTAGCTTTGGCAAATTTTAAACTACAAAAAGCAAATGCAGTTCCCAATGTCAGTATTCTATTTGATTCACTTGTCCAACAAAATCAATTTATGTATGGTATGTCCGCTAATTTAGAATTACCTGTTTTTTCCAGAAACCAAGGCGAAATTGCCAAAAGCCAATCAGCCAGAAAACAGGCAGCGCTGTTTCGCGAAGAACTGTATCTGAACTTAGCCAAAGAAATGGCGATTACCGAAGAGGAATTAAAAGTTAGGTTTGATGCTCTTGAACAAATGCGCCAAATTTCTTTACTCAAGTCACAACAAGCGGTCAAAATTGTTGAGTTAGCTTATAAAGGTGGTGGATCCACCTTACTTGAGTTTTTAGACACGACAAGGTCCTATAACGAAACAAGATTAAAATACATTGATGCTTTAGTAGAATATGAAAGGGCTTTATTAAATTTGAAATACATTGCCGGTTTTGATTACGAACCGAATTAA
- a CDS encoding SH3 domain-containing protein: protein MKIQISIISFILTSTFSQILPCEPFEPVFLKPTDASREDKDFFSFKQKLEKAIQDKDIKFVESIVDPQISFDFSEDGMGKTKFLKYWNLDKNPKKSDFWNVFSKTINLGFAYKDNIWSAPFLFTQTPESVDSYSFSLITGNTVNIRNKPSKKGAVLTQLSWEFVKNEYDETLKPDPSEPCNWNKVCISDGQIGYVCEQYLRSPMDHRVGFSKKNKNWKMIFFVQGGD from the coding sequence ATGAAAATTCAAATTTCCATCATATCTTTCATCCTCACCTCAACTTTTTCTCAAATCTTACCTTGCGAACCTTTTGAACCCGTTTTTCTAAAACCAACAGATGCGTCGAGAGAAGATAAGGATTTTTTTTCTTTTAAACAAAAGTTAGAAAAAGCAATCCAAGACAAAGATATAAAGTTTGTAGAATCTATTGTCGATCCACAGATATCTTTTGATTTCTCCGAAGATGGAATGGGAAAAACAAAATTTTTAAAGTATTGGAATTTGGATAAAAATCCAAAAAAATCTGATTTTTGGAATGTTTTTTCGAAAACCATCAATCTTGGTTTTGCCTATAAAGACAATATTTGGTCAGCTCCATTTTTATTTACCCAAACTCCGGAATCGGTTGATTCTTATAGTTTCTCACTCATCACAGGAAACACAGTCAATATTCGGAACAAACCATCAAAAAAAGGTGCAGTCCTAACGCAGCTTAGCTGGGAGTTTGTTAAAAATGAATATGATGAAACACTAAAGCCAGACCCCAGCGAACCATGTAATTGGAATAAAGTTTGTATTTCCGACGGACAGATTGGGTATGTTTGTGAACAATACTTAAGAAGCCCTATGGACCACCGAGTTGGTTTTTCAAAAAAAAATAAAAATTGGAAGATGATTTTTTTTGTTCAAGGTGGAGACTAA
- a CDS encoding ClpP family protease, with product MEATQVYSNGQIENVYLEQRKVFLWGEVNDNSARYLIDRFLYLEALDPTRPITLYIHSPGGSTYAGLAILDVMKNLHNPVHTTCLGMAMSFGAVLLLSGAKGYRYAYPHSKVLIHQPHVMGEFKGPAEDIRIFAESVRREKDLLNEIMAKATGQPLEKLMEDTERDTWFSATEAIEYGIIDKIIGA from the coding sequence TTGGAAGCAACTCAAGTATATTCAAATGGCCAAATCGAAAATGTTTATCTGGAACAACGAAAAGTATTTCTCTGGGGGGAAGTTAACGATAACTCTGCCAGGTATTTAATTGATCGATTTTTATATTTAGAAGCCTTGGATCCAACAAGGCCCATTACTTTATACATTCATTCTCCCGGTGGGTCAACTTATGCGGGTTTGGCGATACTCGATGTTATGAAAAACCTGCACAATCCTGTTCATACCACTTGTTTAGGTATGGCAATGTCCTTTGGTGCTGTTTTACTTCTTTCGGGAGCGAAAGGATATCGTTATGCCTATCCGCACAGTAAGGTGCTTATCCACCAACCGCATGTGATGGGGGAGTTCAAAGGACCTGCCGAGGACATTCGAATTTTTGCCGAGTCAGTCCGGAGAGAAAAGGATTTGTTAAACGAAATAATGGCTAAGGCAACAGGCCAACCATTAGAGAAGTTGATGGAAGATACGGAAAGAGACACGTGGTTTTCAGCAACGGAAGCCATCGAATACGGTATCATCGATAAAATCATCGGAGCCTGA
- a CDS encoding RNA polymerase sigma factor, producing the protein MNDKSYIELLNQAKSGDHRAWTALQNRFSRFAVKFASKIIGDEDLSQDIVQESFWDLYQNLEKMTSPVAFPSHLKRAIIKHSDRILRKKENQNLVFVDPNQMDQNSEELHSTYFEKECYETIFQNVKKLDPDDQKLIELYYYKNYSLVEISRSEGKTLSFIKKRHLYLKKVLRNGIGETFRPEANSQLMMVA; encoded by the coding sequence ATGAATGACAAATCCTATATTGAACTTTTAAACCAAGCAAAGTCTGGTGATCACCGTGCTTGGACTGCATTACAAAACCGGTTCTCTCGTTTTGCTGTCAAATTTGCGTCGAAGATCATTGGTGACGAGGATCTTTCGCAAGACATTGTGCAGGAATCATTTTGGGATTTGTATCAAAATTTGGAAAAAATGACAAGCCCTGTCGCTTTTCCTTCTCATTTAAAAAGGGCCATCATCAAACACAGTGACCGCATTTTAAGAAAGAAGGAAAATCAGAATTTAGTTTTTGTTGATCCGAATCAGATGGACCAAAACTCGGAAGAATTACATTCAACTTATTTTGAAAAAGAATGTTATGAGACGATTTTTCAAAATGTAAAAAAATTAGATCCTGATGATCAAAAGTTAATCGAACTGTATTATTATAAAAACTATTCGTTAGTTGAAATTTCAAGGTCTGAAGGAAAAACTTTATCTTTCATCAAAAAAAGACATCTATACCTTAAAAAAGTTCTTCGCAACGGAATTGGGGAAACGTTCCGACCAGAGGCAAACTCTCAGTTGATGATGGTAGCTTAG
- a CDS encoding RNA polymerase sigma factor, producing MNQPDVLPHLFRTEYSKIISVLCKQYGFNQIEIAEDITSETFLVASQVWGLNGIPQNPVAWLYAVAKNKAKNLIHRDSIFQKKIIPVYQRNQNTFEADLDLSEENIMDSQLRMIFALSHPTIPLESQIGLSLRILCGFGIEEIARAFLSNRETISKRLSRAKERLRENNITLDFPPPNEWEERLTSVLRTIYLLFNEGYSSQSQDRILRKDLCLEAIHLCSLLLENKETNTSEVNALLALLCFHISRFDARLDSEGEIVLYRDQDRSLWNEDFIKKGEYFLHQSNKDPKFSKYHLEANIAYWHTIPDGREKKWETIFQLYTGLLELETSQIILLNRTYALFRAKGRESALKEMDGFELKTNPYYFSLLGELYMDVDPHKAEDYFRKALSWAKTEADKSAIQKKLDRF from the coding sequence ATGAATCAACCAGATGTTTTGCCCCACTTGTTTCGGACGGAATATTCAAAAATTATCTCTGTTCTTTGTAAACAATATGGATTTAATCAGATTGAAATTGCTGAGGATATCACAAGTGAAACTTTTTTGGTTGCCTCGCAGGTTTGGGGTTTAAATGGAATTCCGCAAAACCCCGTAGCCTGGTTGTATGCTGTTGCCAAAAATAAAGCAAAGAATTTAATTCATAGGGATTCAATTTTTCAGAAAAAAATTATTCCTGTCTATCAGCGAAACCAAAATACGTTCGAAGCCGATTTAGATCTTTCTGAAGAAAATATCATGGATAGCCAACTTCGTATGATCTTTGCACTTTCCCATCCAACAATTCCTTTGGAATCGCAAATAGGATTGTCGCTCCGGATTTTATGTGGATTTGGAATTGAAGAAATTGCGAGAGCTTTCCTTTCGAATCGAGAAACGATCAGTAAGCGACTATCTCGTGCAAAAGAACGGTTGAGAGAAAATAATATTACGCTGGATTTTCCTCCGCCCAATGAGTGGGAGGAGAGATTAACATCTGTTCTTCGAACCATTTATCTGTTGTTTAATGAAGGTTATTCTTCACAAAGCCAGGATCGAATTTTACGAAAAGATTTATGTTTAGAAGCAATCCATCTTTGTTCTTTACTTTTAGAAAATAAAGAAACCAATACCTCTGAAGTGAATGCTCTGCTTGCACTTCTCTGTTTTCATATTTCTAGGTTTGATGCAAGGCTGGATTCGGAAGGGGAAATTGTTCTTTATCGGGACCAGGATAGATCTCTTTGGAATGAAGATTTTATTAAAAAAGGAGAGTATTTCCTTCATCAATCAAACAAAGATCCAAAATTTTCAAAATACCATTTGGAAGCAAATATTGCCTATTGGCACACTATTCCAGACGGAAGGGAAAAAAAATGGGAAACCATTTTTCAACTTTATACAGGGCTATTGGAGTTAGAAACGTCGCAAATTATTTTATTGAATCGTACCTATGCATTGTTTCGAGCTAAAGGGAGGGAATCCGCTCTTAAGGAAATGGATGGATTTGAATTAAAAACAAATCCCTATTATTTTTCTCTTCTTGGGGAATTGTATATGGATGTAGATCCTCACAAAGCAGAGGATTACTTCCGCAAGGCCCTCTCTTGGGCGAAGACGGAGGCTGATAAGTCTGCGATTCAGAAGAAGTTGGATCGTTTTTGA